A region from the Candidatus Electrothrix scaldis genome encodes:
- a CDS encoding NAD+ synthase, with amino-acid sequence MKIALAQINPIIGAFMYNRDRVVERIRQAEEAGCGLIIFPELTLCGYPPQDLLERPAFLQAHDEMLEELVASVGEIGVILGVPEQRQGKGKPLYNSALLIHQGRVLHRVRKQLLPTYDVFDESRYFEPGPPSLPFSFQGLRLGLTICEDIWPSQYPLDPVASLLQGHDGLDLLINISASPYHHGKLAERNLLLTSLCRENHLSLLYVNQVGGQDSLIFDGHSLALNTQGEVHAAASGFAEELVMVELEGLGAPAGKQVLPEDSVAQVEKALVLGLRDYLHKIGFKQAVIGLSGGIDSAVTAVLVALALGPENVLCVALPSPYTAQMSIDDAAALAKNLGCAFELLPIASAMEAYSSMLAPLFAGREEDVTEQNLQARIRGNLLMALSNKFGSLLLTTGNKSEMAVGYCTLYGDMSGGLAVLADVPKVMVYELARWMNRAGEVIPERIITRPPSAELKPDQADQDDLPPYEVLDPILSAYLEEHLSIEEIVARGFAQATVEDIVRRIRINEHKRKQAPLGLKVTSKAFGYGRRYPIVHGFTG; translated from the coding sequence ATGAAGATAGCACTTGCGCAAATCAACCCGATCATCGGGGCTTTTATGTATAACCGAGATCGGGTTGTTGAGCGAATCAGGCAGGCAGAAGAGGCAGGCTGTGGCCTGATCATTTTTCCGGAATTGACACTGTGCGGTTACCCGCCCCAGGATCTCCTTGAACGTCCTGCCTTTCTCCAGGCCCATGATGAGATGCTGGAGGAACTCGTCGCTTCTGTGGGTGAAATTGGGGTGATCCTCGGGGTACCGGAGCAGCGGCAGGGGAAAGGTAAGCCGCTCTATAATTCTGCCCTGCTGATCCATCAGGGCAGGGTGCTGCATCGGGTGCGCAAGCAACTTCTGCCTACCTATGATGTCTTTGATGAAAGCCGCTATTTTGAGCCCGGTCCCCCCTCTTTACCCTTCTCCTTTCAGGGGCTGCGTCTGGGCCTGACTATCTGCGAGGACATCTGGCCCAGCCAGTATCCTCTGGATCCGGTGGCTTCCCTGCTGCAAGGGCATGACGGACTTGATCTCCTGATCAATATTTCGGCCTCGCCCTATCATCATGGCAAACTGGCTGAGCGCAATCTCCTGTTGACCAGCCTGTGCCGAGAGAACCATCTTTCCCTGCTCTATGTGAATCAGGTTGGTGGGCAGGATTCCCTGATCTTTGACGGTCATTCCCTGGCCTTGAATACCCAGGGAGAAGTCCACGCTGCGGCCTCTGGTTTTGCGGAAGAGCTGGTGATGGTGGAGTTGGAGGGACTGGGTGCTCCAGCTGGGAAACAGGTCCTGCCCGAAGACTCTGTTGCTCAGGTGGAAAAAGCCCTGGTCCTGGGGCTACGGGATTATCTTCATAAGATAGGTTTTAAGCAGGCTGTGATCGGCCTGTCCGGGGGGATAGATTCGGCAGTCACCGCTGTCCTGGTAGCCTTGGCCTTGGGCCCGGAAAACGTCCTGTGCGTGGCCTTACCTTCTCCTTATACAGCCCAGATGAGCATTGATGATGCGGCTGCATTAGCCAAGAATCTGGGATGTGCTTTTGAGCTGCTGCCCATTGCTTCGGCAATGGAGGCCTATAGTTCGATGTTGGCTCCCCTCTTTGCGGGCCGGGAGGAAGATGTGACTGAACAGAATCTTCAGGCTCGGATCAGGGGGAACCTACTCATGGCCCTGTCGAATAAATTCGGCAGTCTCCTGCTGACCACGGGTAATAAGTCGGAAATGGCTGTGGGCTATTGCACCCTGTACGGTGATATGAGCGGAGGGCTGGCCGTGCTGGCCGACGTGCCCAAGGTTATGGTCTATGAGCTGGCTCGCTGGATGAACAGGGCAGGGGAGGTGATCCCGGAGCGGATCATCACCCGTCCGCCCTCAGCGGAGCTTAAACCGGATCAGGCGGATCAGGATGATCTGCCGCCCTATGAGGTGCTGGATCCCATCCTTAGCGCCTATCTGGAAGAACATTTGAGCATTGAGGAAATC